A region from the Campylobacter subantarcticus LMG 24377 genome encodes:
- the rpsB gene encoding 30S ribosomal protein S2: MVSMRDLLECGVHFGHQTRRWNPKMKKFIFGERKGIYVIDLQKTLRYFRYTYNIVRDAAAEGKTVLFVGTKKQAGGAIKEYAEKCGMPYVNHRWLGGMMTNFGTIRQSIRKLEVIEKMEEDGSIKLLTKKEALMLTRKKEKLLAYLGGIRYMKTQPDMIFVIDTVKEKIAVQEANRLKIPVVAPLDTNCDPDLVDYPIPGNDDAIRSVQLFCQEMAEAINEGKALREQDGEANEEQPISEEEKKEVLEEVMSEEDFEGDKE; this comes from the coding sequence ATGGTAAGCATGAGAGATTTATTAGAGTGTGGTGTACACTTTGGGCACCAAACAAGAAGATGGAATCCAAAAATGAAAAAATTTATTTTTGGTGAAAGAAAAGGTATTTATGTAATTGATTTACAAAAAACACTTAGATACTTTAGATATACATATAATATTGTTCGTGATGCTGCAGCAGAAGGTAAAACAGTTTTATTTGTTGGTACTAAAAAACAAGCTGGTGGAGCGATTAAAGAGTATGCTGAAAAATGTGGTATGCCTTATGTAAATCATAGATGGCTTGGTGGTATGATGACAAATTTTGGAACAATTCGTCAGTCAATTAGAAAATTAGAAGTTATAGAAAAAATGGAAGAAGATGGAAGCATTAAACTTTTAACTAAAAAAGAAGCATTAATGCTTACTAGAAAAAAAGAAAAATTATTGGCATATCTTGGTGGTATTAGATATATGAAAACCCAACCTGATATGATTTTTGTTATCGATACTGTGAAAGAAAAAATCGCAGTGCAAGAAGCTAATAGATTAAAAATCCCTGTAGTTGCTCCGCTAGATACAAACTGCGATCCTGATTTAGTTGATTATCCAATACCAGGAAATGATGATGCAATTCGTTCAGTTCAACTTTTCTGCCAAGAAATGGCCGAAGCTATCAATGAGGGCAAAGCTTTAAGAGAGCAAGATGGCGAAGCAAATGAAGAACAACCGATCTCTGAAGAAGAAAAAAAAGAAGTTTTAGAAGAAGTTATGAGTGAAGAAGATTTTGAAGGAGATAAAGAGTAA